The window aaaaaatcatacattgtgatgtctctcacagtggacatgcacctacgatgacaatttcagacccctccatgatttctaagtgggagaacttgcaaaatagcagggtgttcaaatacttattttcctcactgtatctcAATGTGCATCTTTAACTAAATATTCTCACAGTAACAATTCTTTATTCCTTCATGACAAAATTGATGTGCAATTGTAGTGTGCTCCCTTAAAATGCACTTCGCTttccaacaaaagtgaataactgtGTCCATAAACAGTATGACTCGTGCTATGTtcaatgttttctaaagtcacacaacagatttatgtgaggaactgaccCATTTGCAATTTCAGTCATTCTCAGAAAATCTTGAATTTCCAACTtacaaaatattaacattttcagtttttgccTATAAACGAGGATAAACATTTTGACATTactttttattcataaaggaccgcttggctgttgttcttttaatggtttaattttgtttcacGAAGTTAACACTGATGAGGGTTAAATGGGTTACACcaccacattttgagggttcaatggggtacaacatatatgaaaatattagttaaaatgtgaataACTTACATGATGGGGAAAATCACTATATTaatatttaagcagcctctgaacaTGAACCTTAAATTTTCAACAATTTCAAGTTTTTAACATTGATGACAACAATGCAACGAAATAAAGGgacaaacaaacttttaaaattattaataataaatttgtTTCACTTTTTTGCACAATTATTCGGCCTTGCGCTAATGCTTTATTTAAAGTACAAAGTGAATCCAGAAATAACTTTACAtgtcatagaagtggtgtacTAGCTGATTTTTTTCAGGCCATtgacaatttcaaatatattttataaaaaatctgCAAAACAGTGTCAAGCCAGTTCATATCATTAAAATGTTAGGTTATAAATtgataccttttttatttttcactattTGAAAGCTTTTATATGACTAAAAAAAAGATATTCGtattttgatattgacccaaatgttgtcagaaataacctATTGTGTGAGACGCAAAGCTTTCTCTACAGAAGCATGCCCTAGACATCTCATCTCATCATTTTTTTCATTCTGGAgagtaatttgtaattaaaactgatagctgcaaggattcatacttgttaaatctaccacagcagtatctataaaaaaaactatatatatatatatatatattttatcctcTAGTAACAATTGATTGTGATTGtcccattctgaacagcgctgccaAAAATAACAGGCGACAtgacatttcattttttaaacGAAATAAGTAACgtattttaagattttatgtAATTCAAGAACTTTAAGCACCTCTTGgtaaaaattgctattttcaaGGGTTTTACAGGATTAAATGTAAAAAAGCCAAATTCAAATACTTCAAGCAGCTTGTATGAACCCGGTTTTAATATAGTAACTTTCAATGCAGATAGCAGAGAATAGACTGGGCGTGTGATTGTCATTTGGTGTGTGTGCAAGCAGTCTACATATGTAGCTGTAACTGGTGATGTCCTGTGCTTTTACTCTGCGTTGTGCGTGCAGATAATGAGACAAGATGCCGATAAACAAACTCAAAACTTGGCTTGTTTATTGGCCGCTGTGGATCCATCAATTAATGCATTGTCCTGTGAAATTATTCCTCTCAATCAAGTTCAGCAGAGACAGATAACAAGCTCCTTAAACCCAAGTAGAAGGCGAATGTCTACGgtaaaataaaagtaccaatatgAATTAacactttttaattaattcaaacacaaatatttaaatattctacAACACTGATTCTTTTAGGATATCCTAAAATATGAGGAAATTAACATGGTGAATTAACTATGATGAATTTTAATATCCGTTACATAGCTAATAGAAAAACTACATATTTTATGCAGTCTATATgtaatttggaacaaaagacaacttTGTTTTTGATCTCTGGGAGAGATGGACcttttttttattccaataaacGTCTGTTCTTATGGGCGGTGGGGGATCTGGTGTTCCATGCGCTCAGATGACGTCATCATAGGATTATCGTATCACGGATCACATTTTTCAACAACTTATCGCATTTTACTCCATATTGTGCAGCCTTAATGCGAATGAAAGTGTTTCCATGCCATGTGGTGAAAAGAAAATCGTCACTTCTGAGAAAATTTGGCAAAACATTTAACTGGAAGTAACAGCCACTGGGGAAGCCactgtgcttttattaaatgtaataaatcacTTGCGCTTTAGAGCACACAGACAAAATGGTCTGACAAACTTCATGTTTGCTAGCAATTGGCAGCAGATGCCTTATATCTGAGAGCGACAGCAGACAGTTCCGAGATGTAATAGTAGCCACAAATTCTGATGACAGGCTTAAGCTCTGGCATTTCAGAATGACCAGAGCAACTTTGAGATGCCATGTGCTAATGTAGGTCCTCAGGTTAGCCCAGTTATGAGCAAATAATTCAGtcacaatacatattttttatttattttttttaaatcgcatCTAGGAACTAATTTAGTGAaagcatttccattgcagttcaTGCACATCATGTGTATTATCtgaataaaaaaactgaaatcaaCCTCAAGCTTGTGTAaacatttttgtgtgcattttgaaaaatgtatccatctgcataatttatgcaatatccccaaattttcataaaaatacagGAAGGAAACCCAGCTACTGATTAATTCTATGAAATGcagcattaaaacacaattattctTGAAATATGTTTAAAGTGTTGTGGTAGTGATCATTGATCTTTagggaaatgcatacttgagcAGTTCCAGAATGGCCAGCACGATGTCGTTTACATAGCAGAAACCGGATGCCTCAGATTTCTTTGCGTGATGAAGACCTCCTGCCCAGTTAATGGCGATGTCTGTCTGCTGTTTGTTAAGTTTCACAGCTCCAGCTGAGAATAATCAGGATATAGTGTTAGacagaataaataaatgcatacctGCAAATACACGATACTCTGAATTAAAACACACTTACCAACAGAACCACCTGTTGAGAGCTGACAGAATTCAAATAAGCCGTCAAAGACCGGACAATCCTCCCCTACATTAACTGCAGagacaaaaatacttaaaattgAATGCATGTCCATAAAATGGAAACCATTTTTACGATTTCAAAAGTCAGATATGGTTAAGACTAAACTTTTTCacttacattttcaaattaattCACAATATGATCTTGCTATGCATTAAAAAGAGTCATGAAACACCCTAGTTCAGCCCCAATTTTTCACACCTCAGACCGAAAGACTCTCGAAATGGGTgggaaaatatgtaaatatgtgggCAAGGAGATGGTAAACGGGAATGGGGACAAGAGCCATTTCAAAACGCACACAACAGACAGATGGCTGAACCTCACATTATAAGTGGAGATGAAAACAGTTTGGGGCTGTATATTAATCAAGGGACAAAAGTGTGAAGACGATAGAAACGTTTACAAATCTACAaaagtgagatttgttttgttcaaaCTTTTGAGAATAAAGTGAGAACAGCACTCAGAGCAGACATTATCATCAAAACCAGCGCTGCTTTTTGACTACATTAATTCATAATGTTTATTCTCAAGTTAAAGTCTactgacagaatttgtggcacaatgttgattgccacagaaaataatttactcattcatattttattgaaaagaaaaaaaaaaatcagtaaggcatacaatgaaaatgcatccaaacacaaaacataaaatacatgctatttttaaaagtatagccacaatactgGAGcataatgtgtgttaacatgactctagtgagataaaatcacttactaaccttgacAATGTAACACTGGTAATCCATTTTGACATAAATCCCAGAAACTATGTAAAATAGAATAGCCATGGCTTTGAGGTTTTCATTATAGTCTTTTGTTTTTGAGCAAGTCGTCGTGTTATCCTGTTTATGAGACGCATGGCGGCAAGACGACGCTATTGGAGCCAACTGAACAGAACAGCCGCCCCAAATACATAAGGAATCCACAACAGTGGCCGGCCAACAAACATGCTCGCTTCGGTTTGGTTCTGGACTGTGGTCCATTATGAcatgtgatttcaatcttatGTCCATGATCCGATACATGGAGGGCAAGCGATGGAATCAGCACTCCATCTAACAGCTCTCCCTCATAAACAGCATGTTTGGAGTGCAAGTAGCACAACCGCAGCTAAGAAAAGCTCGCACTGGTCCGGATATGGACTGTGGTCCGTTTTGTGGAGTGATTTCGATGGGAACACAGTGTTAAGTGTAAAAGTCAGCTGTCACTTCAGTTCCCAGAGTGCTGTTGAAGTCCTGTTCATTAAATCAATGAGCTTGAATTATCTGCTGTTGCCGTAATGCCAGCTTATGCACAATGCAGCGCTGTGATTTAATGGAAGCGCTCCTCATCAATAATGTGGAGAAACACTCAAACATGTGCTGTCCAACCAATCATAACTCAAGGGTTTACGTATAGACCTAAATTTTGTGAAATTGCTTCAATTTCTTTTTGAAACCGGAAGAACGGAATGgctcaataaaatataaataaccactTCCCCTTAACAATAAATATAGGAGTGCTATCTTTATTTTCAGTGATGTGCAACCTGTACATATCTGTTTACATctcaaaaaaatgtgttttggtgtAAAAACTTACATCTCTGCATCTGTTTGCTGTACTCCGACATGTTGTCTGGGCGGATGGAACGGAGGAACTTGATGTAGTCATCACTGTGGTACTTAGTCATTTCTTCACCATTGGCCTTATGAGGCCTCTGAACATACAAGCAAGCAATCAAATCAGTTTAACCCAAATCTGAATAAATCCTCAAATTTAATGTGGAATTGTTTTTCCATTCCTTACATAAATTTCCATTTTCCTATAGAGGCCATAGTTTAGAAGGAGGTTGTGGGTCATGCGGATTCTGTGGGGTTTCATGGGGTGACCCTGTCCATAGTAGTAATTCCCAACATCacctgggaaaaaagatgcagtacATTACAACAAAAAAGACAGACAGCTACTGTTTAGCTCTAGATTAGTGTTGTCatgataccaaaatttcagtagtcggtactgaTAACACAAAATGAATATGCTAATGTGCTATTAAACACTCTTTTAGCCTATTtcaaatttaatgtaattaatacattataaatacatgcatgtttccttcaaaagtttctaatttaaatatGCATTGCTAGTGTTTTAAATAGGTCCctactgaaatataatttttcatttttttattgttagtttgttttatttaagtgaaaataaaatttaaaaaaatcctaTAACGTTTTGATATATTTCTATTGTAATTTCTACAATTTCAGGTgtctagcttttattttttatgtgcgtttttgacGGAGACTTCAAAAATCCAGTTAAACAGTtcgctacatggcccagtgtgttATCATCAAaatgcaaatgctgtgatttaatgaataaatacatatagTCTACATGTGCTTCACACATTTAAAGCATGCAGCTCAAccagactaagattgcagcctttccaagcttaataatcacactgggacatatcataattttaatttattaatgacccatttcagtgtaaaataaataacagaGCACATGCATGAATAAGCATgcgagcatttgaaagcagcaaGTGTCAGtcacacagatgtgtatgactttcttctagatgaatatttcagctctgtaggtccattcaatgcaagtgaatggtggccaaaactttgaagcacatacaagcatcataaaagtaatccatacgactccagtggtttaatccatgtcttcagaagcgatccaatcggttttgggtgagaacacaccaacatataactccttttccactgtacatcttgccattgcagtctctagacatgatcataatttcaagcttgattacgctTTCTAGTTCTTGAGGCACGTTCAGAGCGAGCTGCATGGCAATAGGACGTGAAATGAGCCTGAACTCATGATCAACAAGGAGACAGCTAATGTCAAGTTTTATTAtgaaaaaggagtaacattttgATCTGCTCTTACcgaaaaccaactggattgcttctggagatatggattaaactactggagtcttgtggattacttttatgatgcttgtatgtgctttttggagctttatagttttggatcaccattcacttgcatagcaTGGCCTACAAAACTGAGATATTTTTTGTAAAGTCATGCACATTTGTGATGGCatgagtatgagtaaatgatgagagaatttcaccTTTATGGGTGAACTGTTGCTTTAAATTTGTTTGTTTGCAAATGCTGTCATTTACTCGAAAACAACTTAAGAATTGATGCAGAGTTTATTGATCACCGGTTCGGCTGACCCAGAAATGCAATCAATTTCTGCAACAGGCCCAAAACTACATTGGCAAAGCATGCTGCTGATTATTCGTTTCATCAATCCAAAACATGACGTTAAAAATTGTATCGTAGAGGCAAATTATGAAAGTCAGGAGGAAAAGACCAAGAGAAAACAACTCACACTATAAACTACAGCATCATTCGTACACGCTCAGAATTGACAATCCTAATCAGTAAAGACATCATTAACTGCGAGACGCTCAAGTCAGAAATACTATAGTTTCACACAGCATACATGTAACTAGAGGAGAGAAAACTTAACGCTGGTATATTTTACTTGCAAAAAGAGCCAGAATTATCCTGTTAGCTCCATGCTGTAGTCTAGTTGCTAACAGAGTCCATCAGAACAACAGGATGCTAACACTAGCCTTAGCACTTTGCTCGCGGTGCAGCAGCTAAACCCGGCTGACAAATCTCGCGCACTCAACGGAACTCAAGCATCACGCGGAATTTATCCAAAACACATGGCGCGCTTCATTGCTCTGGAAATAAAAGCTCGGTATTTCGACATTTTAAATGTCATTCTTACCGTCATAATAATAGCAAACTTTCTTCTTTGTTCCTTGAGAACTCAGCGCCATTTTACCCCCCAATTACAGCCAGCGCCTGCCGGGCTTTCTGATCACCGAGGAACTTCACTGGCAAATTGTCTCGGGTCGCTTTGAGCCAATCACAGTTAATATTTTCTTATAGGGGGCGTGACAGTTGAGTGTCTCGACCAATCGTCTCTCTAGAGTCTATTTGCCTTTACTCCACAGCTGTTTAAATGCCCACCACTGTGTACCTGCGAATATTACATGCATTGCAATATCAGACATGATAATCAGTTATCATTTCTTTTGTAGACATATTTTTCTTCTATTgttattcagttctaaaatatAATAAGGATGGGAGTACTCAACCATTTTCCTTAATGATTTATAATAACTGCTAGAAAAGCTTTCTACTGGACTTTGTGATAAATTGGAACAAAAtgggaattctgtcatcatttaccataCACCATATGACCTCCTTCGGTGAGGATGTGGATTATATTTAGCATCCTACAGATTATCTTAACATGAAATTGACATTGCTGCATTtgcataaagaataaataaataaaaactgtctgAACTTATGTTGATTGTTttcataatgtattttatattgcaGCATCTTTGCACTTGTATCACTTTAATAAACAACTTTTATGGATCTTACATAGCAAATTatgattttgagaagaatatctcagctttattGGTCCTCAAAatgtagtgaatggtgaccaaaactttgaaagctaaaaagcacatcaagggaagtaatccatatgactccagtggttaaatcctcttctgaagtgatatgatgtgtgtgtgatggtttgggtgagaaacagataaataattatgtcctctccactttcactttcttcatcttttgtttttggggaTTTGCTTTCgccaccaactgggcagggagaatttatagtaaaaaataaaaaacaaagcacttaaatattgatctgtttctcacccacacctatcatatcacttctgaagacatggatttaaccactagagccatattgattgcttttgtttattttatgtgattctggagcttaaaagttctggccaccattaatttgcattgtacggaccttcagagctgaaatattatttaaaaaatctctatttgaattctgctgaagaaagaaagtcatacacatctgggatggcatgagggtgagtaaatgatgagagaattttcatttttgagtgaactaatccctttaatagtggtggctgtgggtcaggtggtagagcgggttggccactaattgcaggtttggtggttcgattacaggcccacacgactccacatgctgaaatgtccttgggcaagacactgaatcccaagttgctcccaatggcaggctagtgccttgcatggcatctctgctgTCTTTggtgggtgaatgagatgcagtgtaaagcactttgaatattaataatattaaaaagggcgctatatactgtaagtgcagaccattaataGTGCACTCTTTGCTTACATACTTGGTCTTTGTATCAAAGtgtctttgcaaaccaaaaaCATGGAGATTTCATCACAAAAATTATGTAGCTTTATCGTTTTGGCTGTGCTGTAGTGCACAGTCAAGAACAgctttgctgttgttttaaaatattaagtcaaagggttttgtttgttgggatttGTTTTTTATTGCTTGCATAAAGCTGAGCATCTAGAAGTCAAGTTAAATTCATAACTGAACAGTTCAAACATGCCGTGATCTAAAACATGTGTACATAACACAGAGGTGCATGGCAAGAAAACATCAGTATTGTTCCAACTGATATTTATTTTAACAGCCATTATGTTACGTTGTTATTATTAAGTCACTGTTCTATGGTATAATgttgaaaacaaatgcattttgcAGTAGAAAACATGCTCATTCAGAAGTTCAAAACTAGTAATGCCACATAGGATATTTCTAAACTTTTGCGCTTTGTGCAACCTAGCTCACCTGTTTGATGCTCAGGTGGAAGTAGtaaaggggcagtggtggcttggTGGCCAAGGCTGTGGGTTACTGAcctgaaggtcaggggttcaagccccaacactgccCTATCTGCActcagcttagctgggatatgtggaaaaaataatttcactgtatatatgcagaaatgtatgtataatgtgtgacaatagatcaattattattattaaactatacAAATGTGTCTGAACGATAACTGCAATACTTTTACTCAACACACGATGGCGCCATTTGCTTACATTTGTCCCTCATATTCATCGGCGATAAATCCTTTACTTTCAGGAGACAGACGACGAAAACAaatgaatttttttgtttttgtttttaatatgtaATACGAACACTATTCATCCAATAACCGGTAAGAGAAAAcgtaaaagaaaaacaattaatcCATGAAACTACTGTCAAATTTGGTAAATTAACCGCTCACTCTTTCAGAAGACCAAAGAAACAACATCCCCCTAGAGAAATCCTTCACGAGCAatggaaagaaacaaaaaagcatAAGCGTCAGCATTAATCACTGAAAACTTCTTGCCAAGCAAAATcatcaaatcaaataattttgcTATACGAAAACCACGATCGAAACGTGAAGCATTACAATGTTAAAAAATAGATACAAAATTAATTATATAGCCTAATTATTTCTTAAATATTCTACCAAATGCAATATATGTTCATTTATATTAGGCCTTTAATTATATTCTTTCAGGGTATCAATGTTATATTCAGccaattttattaaagaaaataaatgacttgtgCGTAAACAGGTTAGCTTTGCTAATAGATTATTAACATTTCAGTGTGCTTACTCATCTCTGTGTGATggcatttttttatgttcattatGTTATTATCATTATGTGGATTAATTTAGCTGTCTAAGCCCTCTTAAAAGTTATGGTGACACATGTAATTACATGTGACTTGTGTAAAGACGTACAATGACTTGTGTAAAGACATATAATGAGTGTTTTGATTGGCTTTCACTTAATACTCCCTGTAGAGAAGGAAAAACACAAAATGATCATACATAGGTAACCAACATTTATTTACCATTATCAACTTTACAATAAAACCAGTAACATCTTTAAACATTagtaaaataaagaacaaaattgGTCAAATGTATTTACAGAGACCAAAAAGCAGATCAAGGCTCACATTTAACACATAACTCTGCTTCTTTTAAAACTTCAAATGTGAACATAGCAagctaaaatgtgtttttatatagttttgtgtttttttaagccaagatgaaaattaaaatgcaatttcaaACAAACGAGGCAAAGCCTTTTTCTGGATATTTAAAATGGTTCTCTATACACCACAAAATACTTAAATTTGGGTTAAAATATAGGAATGTAGAAAGTTGGCAAGTCCTTTTCAATTTCCTTTTTTAACAGTCATTACATGTGGTGATGCTTATCTCGCACAATTCATCTGTATCATTGCATCTTATTCAATGGTGGGCTTCAAAGATGTTTCTCATTGATCCCATCCCAAAACTCTTAACTCACTCCTGCGTTGACATCCCACATCCAAGAGGTATCGGCCTACACATTTGGAATTCCATCTTTGAGCCATTATCAGGGAAGTGAACTAGTGAATCTAGTCTGTCATTTGTTATTAATCTTGAAGAAAGTGGCACGAGGAGTCTTTTTTTcacatacatgtgtatatatacatatacatatatccatgtatatatacatatgtatacatatataaatatatatatattttattttttttgaaaaacagTTCACAAAGTCCTTTGTGAAGTACAATCACTCCTTCTGTTCGGATGGTGCAGGTGTTGAGCTGGTCTCCTCTGTTGGTTTTGTGggctctgcagcaggtgcagcagCCTCTTCCTTGGGGGCAGCAGCAGCAGCCTCCTCAGGTTTGGCTGCGGTTTCCTCGGCCTTGGGGGTCTCTGCAGGGGTGGGTGTCTCCTCGGCCTTGGTCTCCTCCTCCTTCTCAGCGGCTGCCCCGTTCTCCTCAGGCTTTTCTTCGGTAGCCGGAGCAGCAGCTGCCTCTTCCTTCACCTCTGCACACTTCTTGTTCTTCTTCAGCGAGATGCCCTTGAATTTGAAGGAGTTCTTCAACGaaaacttcttcttcttcttcttgggtGTCTCCTTGGTGGCCTCGCCCTCGGGTTTGGCCGCCTCTCCCTCGGTGGCGGGTGCAGGTTCGATGGCATCACCAGCCTCTGATTCTTTGGCTGTCTCTGCGGAACCATTAGTGGTGGCGGCGTCTCCTTCTGCCTTGACGTCACCATTGGTCTTAACATGACCATTCTCCTGAAAAACAATAAAAGATGACATTCagatttatttgctttttatatatatatatatatatatatatatatatatatatatatatatatatattcacacaggaAACCcctaaaaaatgcattaattgtcATTCCACCATAGTCTAGgcctaaatatatttacatatgtgTCAGGGGATCCCTTTAAACGTCGACGGTCACGTCAATAATGCATGTCTACGAGGTGACGCCTTGCAGTACCACTCACTACCATGCGAGGGCGACCGAGTCATATAAAACACAGTCCATGCGAACCGAGACAGCAGCTTCCAAACAAAAGACTGAGACCGATCGAAGCTCGATGGAGCATTTCGTCGAATTTGATTCACCATCGACGATGGAATCAATCGAAATAGTATTTCcacaaattaatacaaaacacAAGTACACTCATTGATGAGAAAgctttttaataacattaaacatcCCCAGCTTGACCAAGTTTGGAGTTGGCGCCTATGTCTAGACTTTACAGACCGCGCGTCTGTAAATTAAGACTCCACGCGCTCAACAGAGGAAAAATGAATAAACACGAATGCCGCATGAATTAAAAGTCAATACAAAATCTATTCTCTCAAATACCAATTTTTCCTGATAAATCTCATCCCCCTGCTGTTAACCCATGCATAGTGAGTACGTGCAGCATCCTCCGCCAACAC of the Xyrauchen texanus isolate HMW12.3.18 chromosome 10, RBS_HiC_50CHRs, whole genome shotgun sequence genome contains:
- the LOC127650615 gene encoding MARCKS-related protein 1-B-like, producing MGSQASKGGVAVEGKAADADPAAVKTNGQENGHVKTNGDVKAEGDAATTNGSAETAKESEAGDAIEPAPATEGEAAKPEGEATKETPKKKKKKFSLKNSFKFKGISLKKNKKCAEVKEEAAAAPATEEKPEENGAAAEKEEETKAEETPTPAETPKAEETAAKPEEAAAAAPKEEAAAPAAEPTKPTEETSSTPAPSEQKE